The Pseudomonadota bacterium region GCGACGGTACCCGCGCACGGCGAGGGTGAGGCTGAACACCGCGAGTGCCACGAACCAGACCAGCGCCCAGCCGGCGATCGAGAGCCCGAGGAAGGTCCAGTCGATCTCTGCACAGCTGCCGGACCCGGTCAGCACTTCCCTGAACACCTGCAACCACGGCGTGGTCTGCATCATGAATTCGAGGCCGGGACTGCACTCGGGCACGTCTTCCGGTGGCAGGCCCTGCAACCAGACCTGCCGCCAGGCCAGCGCGGCACCGCCGAGCGCCGACAACCCCGCGAGCACGTGGTACGTCCGTGACGCGGCGCCGCGGTTGCCGTGCACCAGGCCGATCAGACCGAACAGGGCGACACCCATGAAGGCGACGCGTTGGAGCTTGCACAGGTTGCACGGGTCCAGGTACTCGACGTACTCGAGGTAGTAGCCGTAGCCCAACAGGCCGACGCAGACCACCACAGTGAGGGCAAAGGTGACGCGCGGGGACTGCAGCATGGCGAAGGGGCTCGGGTGAGGGACGTCGACAAGTGTAGCCAAGCCTGCGGTGGGGTCACAGCCGGTCACAAGCGTGAACGACCGCACCGTGTCCGCTGGGTGCACCAAAGTTGA contains the following coding sequences:
- a CDS encoding disulfide bond formation protein B yields the protein MLQSPRVTFALTVVVCVGLLGYGYYLEYVEYLDPCNLCKLQRVAFMGVALFGLIGLVHGNRGAASRTYHVLAGLSALGGAALAWRQVWLQGLPPEDVPECSPGLEFMMQTTPWLQVFREVLTGSGSCAEIDWTFLGLSIAGWALVWFVALAVFSLTLAVRGYRRRY